GGGCAGCGACGGCATACAGCTGCGTGAGGTCCACGACGCTGGCGATGCCTACCGGGCGTCCGGGGCGTCGGATGGCCGCAGGCCCTCCCGGTTGATTGAGTCGTGCAAGTTCATATGGCCGGCGCACACGGTAGCTGCCTCGCTGCGTGCCCTGCCGGGGGGCGAGGGCCTGTGGTCTGCCCTGGAGGCGGGAGAGGTGCTCTTGTACGACGTGGCGCCCAACGGCGGAGACCCACCCTCAGGGGACGAGGCCCTCGTGGAGGCGGTGGACGCAGCCGTCGCCGCCGGCCACGGCGAGTCGGCGCTGCTCATCTCGGCGTGGTGCGGTCGGCCGGAGCTCATTCGGAGGCTCTTGGAACAGCACGGGGTCAGCGCCATGGCCGTGGACGGGGATGGCAGGTGAGTTGACTTATTCCAAGTTCGTTGCGAGCTTGGTAGATagatagatataaaaatatttattgcccaGGAAAAAAATCCTTATGGACTATAATAATAAAGTACGGTTTGTAGGCACATTAATGGTAAAATAGTagataaacttttcattttttgaaatgtctTTGTGTAATGTTTTCCCATTTTATAACATAACAAATGCATAAAACTAAAGTAAATAAAaccgaaaatggaaaaaaacaccaaGCCTTATTtgttaaaaacacaaaaactCATGTATTCTTAACTTAGCAAATAACAAAATACTACACAATGCATCAGATATACATTTTTAGGTAAATATTTTCTCCCTCTATTTATAGTATAACTGCTACAGCCATATACTATTAATTTAGGAGTATAAATATGTGCAATATTCTCATCCTTTTTTATGCCTTGTGTGGATTTTCTTAGGGCACATTATAAATTACGGGGTCATAATTTAATGCTTTTTAATAGCAAAATTGAAGAATATTGACTGGATAATTTGGCAATGAGCCCCTTTGCATTCTATACATGGTGGCTGAGGAAATAGAAAACCCTCTTTCTTTTCAAATTTCATCTTATGGGTATAGTTTACTTCAGCAGTATAGTGAATCTCAGTCTTCATTCCAGAAAATGACATTTGAACACATATTCACTCCTAAAATATCTTTATGCTATCAATTACCTTGTTTATAATTCTTTTCCAACTGCTTCCCCAGGACCCCAATGCATCTTGCTTGCTGTGCTGGAGATGAGGAGTGCGTGAAGATTTTACTTCATCATGGAGGGGAGATGGAGGCATGGGATTATGCCAAAAAAGCCACACCTCTCCATTGTGCAGCCTGCTCTGGGTCCTCCAGCTGTATCAACATCTTCATAAGGTCTGGAGTGAATGTAAATCTTGGGATTAAACAAGGGAAGACACCACTCTATTACGCTGTCCAAGTGAACTCAAGGGACTGTGTCAAGCTTCTCCTCGGGGCTGGGGCAAACCCAAATACACCACAGGTATTTTCTGAAACTCCTTTACACGTTGCAGCTGCATTTGGGTTCTCAGAGTGCATAAAATTGCTTCTGGAAGGTGGAGCTGATGTCAGAGTTCATTTTGGTCCCACAAAGGCAACGGCATTGCATCTTTCTGCTCAGGATGGTAATGCTGATTGTGCTAGGCTGCTTCTCGATGCTGGGGCTGACACCGAATCTACCAATCATCGTCTGCAGACCCCTTTGCACCTTGCAGCTCTAGCCCAGTCAACAGAGACTCTGGAACTACTAATTCAGAGAGGAGCAGATCTGAATGCAGTTGATGTTGACAAGAGAACTCCCTTGCATTGTGCTATAGTGAAAGAATCTCGATCTTGTGAGTGCGTGAGGTTGTTGCTGAAAAGAGGTGCCAATGTTAACTGTGCAGATGCTTTTGGTTACACACCACTGCATCTAGCTGCCCTGCATGAGTTCTCTAGTTGTGTGGGACTGCTTATCAATTCTGGAGCTGACGTAATGGCTCGAACCAAAGGTGGAGTGTCAGCCCTAACATTTGTGGTGAGGCGGACTCCTGATACACTGCCATGTTTCATAGAGAGACTGGACTCGTCGGTGACTTTGCATGACCATGACATTGGAGATGCTGATTGTGaaataaaactcgattttcgtGCACTCTTACCATCAGTGTCTCCAGTGGATATTCCCAAAGGCCATGGGTATGAGCGCCAAGTGGAAAGTGGAATGCTTCTGGGATTTGTGGAGGTTGGGATGCGTCATCTTCTCAAACACCCCTTGTGTGAAATATTCCTCTTCCTCAAGTGGCGTCGTATACGCAAATTTATCCTCATTAGCCTCACTTTTCATCTAATATTTGTTGCCCTTTATACTACTTATATCATTGGTGTTTTCTCTGGACCAAAGTCAGCAGCATTAAACATAACTAACTCTACCAGAAGTGATGGCAGTTTGTGTGAAAGCCAGCCTGCTTCAGATGTGGAGTTTCTCTTTGTACTTGTTGGTTATGTTCTTATTGGTTTTAACACTTTCTTCTTACTTAAAGAGATGTTTCAGGTTGCTCATGGATTTGTCCAGTATGCCAAACATTGGGAAAATTGGCTACAGTTACTCATTATTTTGTGTGTTTATGCTAGTCATGGCTTGGGCCACAAGAATGTATGTGACATTACTCCTCTTCAGCATCATGTAGCAGCTTTAGGTATTGCCTTCACATGGACAGATCTAATGGTTTTAATTGGTCGTTTTCCTACTTTTGGAGTTTATGTTCAGATGTTTACCAcagtttccattaatttttccaaGTTTCTACTTGCTTACTGTTGCCTCCTCATTGGATTTGGGCTTGGGCTTGGAGTTTTATTCCCTTTGTATCCAGCTTTTCATATGCCGTATCTTTCACTTCTCAAGTCAGTCATTATGATGTCTGGAGAGCTTGAGTATGAGGACATCTTTTTCAGTAAAGAAAACAAGCTTCTCTTTCAGGGCACTTCACATGTCATGTTTCTGGCTTTTGTTATTCTTGTCACTGTTATTTTGACAAATTTACTTGTTGGCCTTGCTGTTAGTGACATCCAAGGTCTACAAAAAACAGCAAGGTTGAACCGACTTGTGCGTTTGGCTGAACTCATTGCTCATTGGGAGAGTATCATGTTTTCACGCCTATTACTCAGCATTATTCCCCTCAAGGTCCTTAAACCTTGCCTCCGTGGAGCTTTGCTAGTATCTTCATCCCCTTACAATAGGACTATTCATCTCCGACCAAATGATCCAAGGGAAAATCGTGTTCCACGCCATCTCCTTGAGGCAGTCTATGATTTGATTGCTTCCCGATCTGGTAAAAAGAAACACCGTAGCAGTAGAGATCCTGGGCCAGGTTCTAGGAGAAATGCTTTTAAAACATGGGCTGGACAGTACAGCTTGGTGAATCCTAGGAGGACAGTGGCTTTTGCTGAAGAGGATGGAAATGAAGATGTTGACTTTTCAAAGCAGCAGGGACAAGTGTTGGAATATATTTCTGCCCAAATTAATTCTCTTGTGGCTGATGTTGAGGCAAGAGAGGCTGTAGTGGAAGATATACGGCTCAAGCTGTGCTCTTTGGAAAGGTCAATTTCACTGCTCTCTGCCTTCAAGGATAAAAATGAAGTGGATGAAGACTCGAACAGGTAgcgttttttaaatgaaaatatctattcaATGGGAAAGATGTTACCAATGACCttttaaaattagcatatgtagAGCTGCTGTAGgtgtaatacattattaaatattggATGCGTTATAATTAtcgtttatcttgaaattttatgtgaGAGTTCATGTTTCATTCATAATTGTGATTTGTCATATCCTTGGAAACTTTGAGTGACCCTCAGAAGGCCATATAGGCATTCGTCTCTGTTCTATTCTATCTGCTCCTTTCATCCATGGATATATTTTGATAGTGgatagtatatttttttcttagcttTGTACTGTTACATCTAAATTTCATGCTGTTTAACCTTTAGACTGTGGGAatgtttttaaatctttaatttgTACGGTGGCTGTGggaataacatttttaaacacTTGACCATTGCTCAACTACCTGTGACAGTTtcccaaattttttattgctccCCAGGTAGAGCCCAAGTACACTTTCCCTCACTGTTAGGGATCACTAATGCAGCTTAACTCTCCCCGGCCATCCTTCACGGCTGGGGGTGCCTCCCGGCATTTCCTATCGTACTGCTCATTGCATATTGTTTCCTTCCCGCTTCACCATGCTAATATGCCTGCAAAAAGTGCCCAAATGTGGACCCATCCTTTGATAAGAAAGAAAGGAGGGTTGCCCTGGATTATAAGGGTTCACTTCTTGCGAGACACTTGGCAAGactagagggaaaaatatttcttggttctctcctGCACAGGCTGTTAGCTAAAATCATTTACTCCCACAGCCAAAGGGTAAATCATTCCTACTATAACGGATTAATGTCATATTATTTAACTTATGAACTAATATCTTTACTAAAACTGGGGATGCTTTTTATTGGaggcaatgaaaaatatcaatctgGTTGTAGTTGCTTTTTCAAGTACATAATCATTACAGGAGATATTGATGATAATCCAAACAGTATGATTGATGGGATGGAATATCTATATAGTGGTTTGGTAATGGCTTTTATGCTATTGATCATCAGTTAACTACTAGGTACATGGTTATTATAACCATGTATGTACAT
The DNA window shown above is from Ischnura elegans chromosome 4, ioIscEleg1.1, whole genome shotgun sequence and carries:
- the LOC124157818 gene encoding transient receptor potential channel pyrexia-like, which encodes MPILRETRRGKWMRRPRNGQRDQPHAISSAPDKRLEEVPLKKPFWRRTRAGSISSDDDFEEDVDLRGGSDGIQLREVHDAGDAYRASGASDGRRPSRLIESCKFIWPAHTVAASLRALPGGEGLWSALEAGEVLLYDVAPNGGDPPSGDEALVEAVDAAVAAGHGESALLISAWCGRPELIRRLLEQHGVSAMAVDGDGRTPMHLACCAGDEECVKILLHHGGEMEAWDYAKKATPLHCAACSGSSSCINIFIRSGVNVNLGIKQGKTPLYYAVQVNSRDCVKLLLGAGANPNTPQVFSETPLHVAAAFGFSECIKLLLEGGADVRVHFGPTKATALHLSAQDGNADCARLLLDAGADTESTNHRLQTPLHLAALAQSTETLELLIQRGADLNAVDVDKRTPLHCAIVKESRSCECVRLLLKRGANVNCADAFGYTPLHLAALHEFSSCVGLLINSGADVMARTKGGVSALTFVVRRTPDTLPCFIERLDSSVTLHDHDIGDADCEIKLDFRALLPSVSPVDIPKGHGYERQVESGMLLGFVEVGMRHLLKHPLCEIFLFLKWRRIRKFILISLTFHLIFVALYTTYIIGVFSGPKSAALNITNSTRSDGSLCESQPASDVEFLFVLVGYVLIGFNTFFLLKEMFQVAHGFVQYAKHWENWLQLLIILCVYASHGLGHKNVCDITPLQHHVAALGIAFTWTDLMVLIGRFPTFGVYVQMFTTVSINFSKFLLAYCCLLIGFGLGLGVLFPLYPAFHMPYLSLLKSVIMMSGELEYEDIFFSKENKLLFQGTSHVMFLAFVILVTVILTNLLVGLAVSDIQGLQKTARLNRLVRLAELIAHWESIMFSRLLLSIIPLKVLKPCLRGALLVSSSPYNRTIHLRPNDPRENRVPRHLLEAVYDLIASRSGKKKHRSSRDPGPGSRRNAFKTWAGQYSLVNPRRTVAFAEEDGNEDVDFSKQQGQVLEYISAQINSLVADVEAREAVVEDIRLKLCSLERSISLLSAFKDKNEVDEDSNR